A region of the Melospiza georgiana isolate bMelGeo1 chromosome Z, bMelGeo1.pri, whole genome shotgun sequence genome:
TAATAAAGATGCTGAAGAGCACCAGTCCCAAGAGAGAGCCCGGAGGAAAACCACTCATCACTGGCCTTCACCTGCACACAGAGGCATTGATCACAATTCTCTGGCTCCAGCCAGCCAATTCCTTATCCACTAAATAATCCATCCATGAAATCTATGTCTCTCCAACTTGGAGACAAGgatgtcaaaggccttgctttTGTCTGGATAGATGACATCTGTTGGTCTTCCCTTGGTGACCTTTGCCATTATTCCATCACAGAAGACCACCATATTAGTCAAGCGTGATTTTCCATTAGTAAAACCATGATAGTTCCCACAGATAACCTCCTTATCTTTTATGTGCCTTAGCATATCATCTAGGACCATCTGCTCCATGATCTTCCTAGGCACAAAGGTGAAGCTCACTGCTCTATAGTTTCCCAgttctttctttctccccttttaaaaaatgtgggCAGTGTTCCCCTTTTTCCAGTCAGTGGGCACTTCACTTGACTGCCATAACTTTTCAAATGTGATGGAGAGTAGCTTGGCAACAACACAGAATTAAAGAATCATTGACtagtttgggttgaaagggaacttaaagatcatctcattccccCAGCCCATCTGCTAGGGGCAGGAATATCTCCCATtagaccaggtttctcagagctccgtccagcctggccttgaatatCAGCCAGTTCCCTGAGGACTCTGGGATGCATGTCATCCAGTCCCATGGACTTGTGACTATTCAGCTTCATCAAGGGATCCCAAACATATTCTTCCCTTGAAGTGGGAGGGTATATTTACTTCCCTCCCCCCACCCAGAGAATCAGGTACTTCAGAGAACTGGGAAACTTGACTCCAGTGAAGACCGAGGCAAAAGAGCTCATTGAGTACCTCAGCCTCCTCTATATCAGTTATCACCAGTTCTTCATTCTTGTTTGCAGGGAAATACAAGGAGGTAGATTCTTCTTGGCCTTTTTTCCTAACCTGTGTACTTACAGACTTCCTTTCGTGTTGTTTATCATATTCCTTGCCAAGTCCCATTCCAGCTTAGCCTTGGCTTTCCTGGCCCATGATATTAAACCATATTACTGTATTCTCCCTGGGTCACTGTCCCTGCTTCCACTGGTAGATGTTGCTTTCTTACTCCTTGATTTGAGGAGGTGACTTTAGCTCAGTCTCATGCCAATTTCCAGCCTACCTTGTTTATTTCCTACCTCGTCTATTTTTCTATCCTATATTGCGATAGAGAGCTCTTGCATGCTAAGAAAAGTGGTCTCAAACCTTGTCAGCTCTGGTCAGCCCCTCAGTCCTTAAGGACAATTTCCCAGGGGATCTCATTCACTCTTTGAGCAGTTGAAAGTTCTCTCTTGTGAAGTTCAGGAGTTTGTCTTTGCTCCTTGCCAGGATCATGCTCATCAAGGTCACAAACTCAAATACAGCCAGGTTCACATGATTTAACTCTCAGATTTTTGCTATCTGCTTTGGAATTCATTCCTACTCTACAAGCCTTCTTATAATGCACAATACCGACCTATATTTGTGCATCAAAGCAGGGAGGGTCTGACAGATGGCATGCTCTTCTGCACTGCACATACATGACACTCAACTATTTCACATGAAAATCACCAGTCTGTAATGAAAAGCCATGcaccaaatatttttaattttcaaagaaaaagaagcacagGAGCTCTAGGGGAACTCGAGGTGCTACTTCTCTCTAAGAAGGTAACAGGCAGCTAGTTGATGGGCAGGTGGTGCCCTGTCTTTTGAATTGTGGTGCTCAGGACAAGTCAGGAAATTCTGCCCATCAGACATGATTTTCTGAATGTGCTGTTGCTGCCTCATGGTTCAGCTTATCTTCAGTTCAGCTGGCCACTCAGAAACATGCTAGTTTTATGATCTTCACCACAGACAAGTCAGCCTctatttttgtctttgtaaTGCTGAAAGTTGTTGAACAATATCTgtctgagcagccctggagaggcCAAGCAATGTGCAGAGCCCATTCACCCAAGCCCTAGGGACCAAGCCAACATACAaaattcttcttcctttcttcttctccctcAAGAAACTGCGCCTAGAAAGTTCTAGAGTGTTAGTGTTGGTACCTGCATCTCTTTGTTCAATTATCACTATAAATTGGAATAAAGGCTTCAGAGCAGAGGCACTTGAATAAGATATAAAGGGCACTTGCACACCAGTTCCTAGGCTGGGACAGTCCAGAGCAAGTGATCCATGCTAGCTGCTCCTTGAGCTTCAATATGGCACTGTGTGCCACAATTTCTCATACCAATTGCTTTGAAAATTAATTGCTACCAGCCCTGGGGCAACAGGTCTTTCCAGCCTTAATTTCCTGTTTCCAACCATGCCAGCTGCCTTGCAGTCTCCAGCTGCACATCTCAGAGCAGAGCGCAGTTCTCAGCCTTGCAGCTCCCTTctggctgcccaggctgctgtggggtggCCAGGCATGAAaatgccagcccaggagggATGTTAAAAAACTGTAAGCCCTACTTTAGTGTGGAAGTGGGCATCCTGTGCCCAGGGTTGTGACAGCTATGGACACAACTAGTCCACAAATGTCCGGAAGCAGTGGAAAACACAGTCCTTAGGGATAGTCCCTAAGTTGCAATGGTCAAGGGGAGAATGGTGCTTCTGCAGCCCACTCTAGCCTTCAGCAATGCATCACTCTCAAGAGGCAGAAATGCTCCTTCACCCACCGGCATCTCTGTCCTCTGGCTACATGCAGGTGTTTCTGTGGTGTTGTACTTGACCTATCCAgttcctgctggggctggctgaggTCTGAGCAGATGTACACAGCATGTAGATGGACAGACCCAACCATTTTGCCCACCAGACTGCACTCCTAGGGGGCAAAGGAGACCATGTCATGAAGAGCATGTGCATGCTCACCAACACATTCATTTTCTATCTAGCACTATAGGCAGTGTAATCATGCATGTCGTGATAAATTTCCTATTGATGATGAAATACTTTGATTTAAGGTTACAGGAAAGGTAGTTCTACTGTGTGTGAATAAAAAGACTGAGGAAATATATTAAAGTAACAGaaattttttatattaattatttttttttaaatacaaaccAAGGTACATTGATTCTTGGGGCAAGGATATTCTGTACTCACTTGAAAgtaaatcaggaaaaaaaaagcaaacattccAGTTTGTGGTATTCCCAGGTAAAATAAATCATGTTTATACCATTGAGGTTTGTTGATGAAAGTGATCATAGTAAGTTTCACAAACACTTGTCACTGCCTGTGGTAATTTGTATTTAAGTGTCTGTGGATGTCTGTCCAGGAGCCAAATGTCTTCATATGCATACAAGGAATGCTTAAACAATTGAGCACTTTGGAAAGTCTGAGATGCCTTTgcacattttttctttgaaaagctgTCTAGTGGTATGTCATCATATCTCAgaatggggtttggagcagagTAGACTGCTCGTCTATTCCCACTGTGTGGTCTACCCTTTTCATCTCATTTCTACATCCTTAACTGCCACAAAACCTTTGCTATTCCAAAGCAACAGCCCTCACACATGTTTTTACCTGTTGTTTCATGACTCTTTGAAAATCGGTtcattattacttttttttcaattttcgCAGTGGTGCTTGATGCTTATTTCACATAAACAAGGGAGTACCTTTGGGTATTTTGTACATTCTCTTAACCTGGAAGCAGAGGTCACAGTTGTTGTCTTGGTGTGAAAGCTGAGAGAGCTGCCCTGCCACACACCTGTGGGAGAGCTTGTCATATTCCCATGTGATTTTGTTTTCCCACATGCAGAACAGAGATAAACAATATTTCTTCACCcttctgaaatgttttgagTGCTACGAATTGCAGAGTTAATCAAGGACAAGTATTGATAATTAAATGGCCTGGGTGTTGCAGCAAACACAACTTGATACCAACTTACTGGCAGTTTGATGGCAGAAAAGAGAGTAGAGGGGTTCTCTCTGAATTTTGAGGCAGGTTCAGAATGAAAAGTTAGAGGGCAACCTGCATGCTATCACCTCCCCTTGTCTAAATTACACCTAACCTCTTGGTGCTCCTAGTTGACCAAAGACAGCTCCATGTGATGTGAGCGGGAAGAGAAGGTCGTGTTTGCCACAAATATGCCCAGCCTCCACCTGCATAAAAAGCCATAGTGTAACACTGTCCACAGCGTTGCAGCCCACCTCTAACGCAGATCGCTTAGCCCTTTAGAAGCAGGAGACAGGGAAAAGGGGCACCGTAGTTTTCTTTGTCTGTTTGGCAATTAACCATTCactggctttttttgttgtaaCATGCACTTCCTCTCTTGTTTTCATTCAAGCTTTGTGCACCATGGAAATTAATGTGGAGAAAGACAAACAGACAGGAGAGACCAAGATTGTCTCTGCTTCACCTGTTGGCCCAGATGAGGCCCATCAAAGAGGATTCAAAGTCTATGATGATGGTTCCAAGGTAGTCTATGAGGTTCACTCTGGTGGCACAGTGGTAGAAAATGGAGTACATAAATTAAGCTCAAAGGACGTAGATGAACTTATGCAAAAAGCTGGACAATCAAGTGTAAAAGGAGGGTATGAAACAATGACTGTGTCAGACAAAAATGTGGTAGCCGATGGAAACCTTAGCCATATGAAGGAGCAAATGCTCTTCAAGGAGGCAAAGCTAGAGATGGTACACAAATCCAGCAAAGGACGTGCTGTGAACCCTCAGCCACAAGACAAACCCTGTGGTGGCGAAACCCCAGAGCCCAGTGCAGATCAGCCGGTGACAATGATATTTATGGGCTACCAGAACATCGATGATGAAGAGGAGACAAAGAAAGTGCTGGGCTATGATGAGACCATCAAGGCAGAGCTTGTGCTGATCGATGAAGATGATGAGAAGTCACTGCGTGAGAAGACAGTGACTGATGTTTCCACCATGGATGGGAACGCTGCAGAGCTGGTCTCTGGCAGGCCCCTGTCGGACACGACAGAGCCCTCCTCTCCCGAGGGGAAGGAAGAGAGCCTGCCCTTGGAAGCTGCCCCAGgtacacaaaagaaaaagcgCTGTCAATGCTGTATTGTCATGTGAacacctcctccttccctgctccaggcagctcctgctccatcacTTACCTAGACCTCACTGTACTTCTAACTGCAATACTGTGAACTGGAAGTGAATGCCTCCATTGCCTTGCAGTTGGGTTGCTTTTCTTTCTAGTTCTTCCAGAAGAGGAACGCATGGTTATTTTCCCATCAGGCATACTATTTGGTGtttgggaggggctgggggctgggggcttttggcttctctttttctttgtgttgttGGTGAtggtgttgtgttttgttttgttttttccttagtACTACAGAGTGAGAGATAAATGAGAAATGGAACATA
Encoded here:
- the PALM2AKAP2 gene encoding paralemmin-2 isoform X5; the encoded protein is MAEAELHKERLQAIAEKRKRQTEIEGKRQQLEDQILQLQHFKSKALREKWLLQGIPAGSAEEEEARRKQSEEDELKVKKLEENIHRLEQEIQKLESEESQISAKEQIILEKLKETEKSFDNLQKSFSHQDGALCTMEINVEKDKQTGETKIVSASPVGPDEAHQRGFKVYDDGSKVVYEVHSGGTVVENGVHKLSSKDVDELMQKAGQSSVKGGYETMTVSDKNVVADGNLSHMKEQMLFKEAKLEMVHKSSKGRAVNPQPQDKPCGGETPEPSADQPVTMIFMGYQNIDDEEETKKVLGYDETIKAELVLIDEDDEKSLREKTVTDVSTMDGNAAELVSGRPLSDTTEPSSPEGKEESLPLEAAPGTQKKKRCQCCIVM